In a genomic window of Shouchella clausii:
- a CDS encoding aldehyde dehydrogenase family protein: protein MSKVPTGENSIKPRLVSFLNGGSKKLLINGEWVDAVSGQTFETMNPATGDTLAIVAEAGQEDIDFAVKAARKAFDEGYWSKMSAAERSRLIYKLADLIEDHKEELAQLETLDNGKPIRETANADVPLAIEHFRYFAGWATKIVGQTIPVQGNYFNYTRHEAIGVVGQIIPWNFPLLMAAWKLGAALATGCTVVLKPAEQTPLSALYLGELINEAGFPKGVVNIVPGFGHSAGAAIVNHPAVDKVAFTGSTNVGKLIMKQASESLKRVTLELGGKSPNIILPDADLSKAVPGSLMGIMFNQGQVCCAGSRLYVQKKQYDHVVADLVSLTKEINQGDGLLEHTTMGPLISTQQQKRVKNYIDRGVEEGAELLAGGTIPYDQGYFVSPTIFADVDHSMTIAKEEIFGPVVAAMPFDSVDDLIGKANDSDYGLAAGVWTQDIKKAHYIAHRIKAGTIWVNCYNVFDAASPFGGYKQSGIGREMGSYALDNYTEVKSVWVNMD from the coding sequence ATGTCAAAAGTGCCAACAGGCGAAAACAGCATAAAGCCTAGGTTAGTGTCGTTTTTGAACGGCGGCTCAAAGAAACTACTGATCAATGGAGAATGGGTTGATGCAGTATCTGGCCAAACGTTTGAGACGATGAATCCAGCAACTGGTGACACATTGGCCATTGTGGCAGAAGCAGGACAAGAGGACATCGATTTTGCGGTCAAAGCTGCACGGAAGGCGTTTGATGAAGGATATTGGTCAAAAATGAGCGCGGCAGAAAGAAGTCGTCTTATCTACAAATTAGCTGATTTAATAGAGGATCATAAGGAAGAGCTGGCTCAGCTAGAGACTTTGGATAACGGCAAGCCGATTCGCGAGACGGCTAATGCGGATGTTCCATTAGCGATTGAACATTTTCGTTATTTTGCCGGATGGGCAACAAAAATAGTAGGACAAACGATCCCAGTACAAGGGAATTATTTCAATTATACGCGCCATGAAGCAATTGGCGTCGTTGGTCAAATCATTCCTTGGAACTTCCCGTTATTGATGGCTGCGTGGAAACTTGGTGCCGCCCTTGCTACAGGTTGTACGGTTGTACTAAAACCGGCTGAACAGACCCCGCTGTCTGCCTTGTATTTAGGGGAATTGATCAATGAAGCGGGATTTCCAAAAGGGGTTGTAAACATTGTCCCTGGATTCGGACATTCGGCGGGAGCAGCAATTGTCAATCACCCAGCTGTCGATAAAGTCGCTTTTACAGGCTCTACAAATGTTGGAAAATTAATTATGAAACAAGCGAGTGAATCATTGAAGAGGGTGACACTTGAACTTGGTGGCAAGTCTCCAAATATCATTTTACCTGATGCCGATCTTTCGAAGGCTGTTCCAGGATCACTAATGGGAATTATGTTTAACCAAGGCCAGGTCTGCTGCGCAGGGAGTCGATTGTATGTCCAAAAGAAACAATATGATCATGTCGTTGCTGACCTAGTGTCGTTAACAAAGGAAATTAACCAAGGGGATGGGCTGTTAGAACATACGACAATGGGGCCATTGATTTCGACTCAGCAACAAAAGCGCGTGAAAAATTATATCGATCGTGGCGTTGAGGAGGGGGCAGAGCTATTAGCAGGCGGGACTATTCCATATGACCAAGGATATTTTGTCTCCCCAACCATTTTTGCGGATGTAGATCATTCCATGACCATTGCAAAGGAGGAAATTTTTGGGCCGGTTGTGGCTGCAATGCCGTTTGACAGCGTCGATGACCTAATTGGTAAAGCGAATGATTCTGATTATGGGCTAGCTGCTGGTGTTTGGACACAAGATATTAAAAAAGCCCATTACATTGCCCACCGAATCAAAGCGGGGACGATTTGGGTGAATTGCTACAATGTATTTGATGCAGCCAGCCCGTTTGGTGGTTACAAACAATCGGGGATTGGCCGAGAAATGGGAAGCTATGCATTAGACAATTATACAGAAGTAAAAAGTGTCTGGGTCAATATGGATTAA
- the adhP gene encoding alcohol dehydrogenase AdhP — MKAAVVDQFNQQLEIKEVPVPTVEYGEVLVKIKACGVCHTDLHAAHGDWPVKPKLPLIPGHEGVGIVEEIGEGVTSIKVGDRVGIPWLYSACGECEYCLTGRETLCPDQLNAGYSVDGGYAEYCKAPADYIVKIPENLDFAEVSPIFCAGVTTYKALKVADAKAGDWVAIYGIGGLGHVALQYAKAMGYNVVAVDIMEDKLELAKSLGADLTVNGLQVDPVQKIKEKVGGVQAAISVAVTKKAFEQAYGSVKRGGTLVVVGLPNDELPIPIFDTVLNGVTVKGSIVGTRKDLQESIEFAAQGKVRTNIETQPLDKINEVFERMENGKINGRVVLTIDETA, encoded by the coding sequence ATGAAAGCGGCGGTCGTTGATCAGTTCAATCAGCAGTTAGAGATTAAGGAAGTTCCGGTACCTACCGTAGAGTATGGAGAGGTGCTTGTTAAAATTAAGGCTTGCGGTGTTTGTCATACAGACTTGCATGCCGCTCATGGAGATTGGCCAGTAAAGCCAAAGCTTCCTCTTATCCCTGGTCATGAAGGGGTAGGCATTGTTGAGGAAATAGGAGAAGGGGTCACTTCGATAAAGGTAGGGGATCGGGTCGGCATTCCGTGGCTTTACTCTGCATGTGGAGAGTGTGAGTATTGTTTAACGGGCCGGGAGACGTTATGCCCTGACCAATTAAATGCAGGTTATTCAGTGGATGGGGGATATGCAGAGTATTGTAAGGCGCCGGCCGATTATATAGTGAAAATACCTGAGAATCTTGATTTTGCTGAAGTGTCCCCTATTTTTTGCGCAGGGGTGACGACTTACAAAGCATTGAAAGTAGCCGATGCCAAAGCCGGTGACTGGGTTGCCATTTATGGAATCGGTGGATTGGGTCACGTTGCTTTGCAGTACGCAAAAGCAATGGGTTATAACGTCGTCGCTGTAGATATTATGGAGGACAAACTCGAATTAGCGAAAAGTCTTGGAGCTGATTTAACAGTCAATGGACTTCAGGTAGACCCTGTTCAAAAAATTAAAGAAAAAGTGGGCGGAGTTCAAGCAGCCATTAGTGTGGCAGTCACAAAAAAAGCATTTGAGCAAGCTTATGGATCTGTTAAAAGAGGAGGGACATTAGTCGTTGTTGGTCTTCCAAACGATGAATTGCCGATTCCGATTTTCGATACGGTGCTAAACGGTGTAACCGTGAAAGGCTCAATCGTAGGGACGCGCAAAGACTTGCAAGAATCGATTGAATTTGCAGCCCAAGGGAAAGTCCGAACCAACATCGAAACACAACCACTCGATAAAATTAACGAAGTGTTTGAAAGAATGGAGAACGGAAAAATTAACGGTCGTGTTGTGTTAACAATTGATGAAACCGCTTAA
- a CDS encoding sigma-54-dependent transcriptional regulator has product MTSILIIDDEVEVGNFLSHLFTSKGYKVRVVNSKKEFDAIDFDHHQFQGAMIDLKLPDANGLALLKHVKRRQPQCKVIIMTGYSTIKTAVEAMKLGASDYIEKPFDDIDLLEKQVDDLLVANGTSNEQRILDLATNVGLIVGHNEAMRQVIQTAYKVAGKHVNVLIGGETGTGKEVFARFIHQASQRCYESFIGVNCGALSESLLESELFGHEKGAFTGATQKRKGLFEIASKGTLFLDEIAEASTSIQVKLLRVLETREFMRVGGERPLRTNTRLLAATNEDLQEAVQQKKFREDLFYRLNVVHLEIPPLRDRKEDIPLLIEHFLKRYPGMDVSFSDGALEMLQSYEWPGNIRELSNYITRIVTFADSGHVNITADHLLLTKQRSVTSNKRATNDRTETPEAGMDKYIEKWRDEALSFYLQKEVINLEEVLAQLKQLESQLGKALVLQTLETTHGNRKEAAKRLQISMRKLRYLLNEK; this is encoded by the coding sequence ATGACAAGCATATTAATTATTGACGACGAAGTGGAGGTAGGCAACTTTCTTTCCCACTTGTTCACATCAAAAGGGTACAAGGTACGTGTTGTAAACAGTAAGAAGGAATTCGATGCGATTGATTTTGACCACCATCAGTTCCAAGGGGCAATGATTGATCTAAAGTTACCTGATGCGAATGGACTTGCATTACTTAAGCATGTTAAAAGGAGACAACCACAATGTAAAGTCATCATTATGACAGGGTACAGTACAATCAAAACAGCTGTCGAGGCAATGAAGCTAGGAGCGAGTGATTACATAGAAAAGCCTTTTGATGATATTGATTTGTTAGAAAAACAAGTGGACGACTTGCTCGTTGCCAACGGGACGTCTAATGAGCAGCGGATTCTCGATCTGGCGACAAATGTTGGCCTGATTGTGGGACATAATGAGGCCATGAGACAGGTGATTCAAACGGCTTATAAAGTAGCTGGGAAACATGTGAATGTGTTAATCGGGGGAGAAACAGGGACGGGAAAGGAAGTGTTCGCACGGTTTATACACCAAGCGAGTCAACGGTGCTATGAATCATTTATCGGAGTGAACTGTGGCGCACTGTCTGAGTCTTTATTGGAGAGTGAACTTTTTGGACATGAAAAAGGTGCTTTTACGGGAGCTACACAAAAACGAAAAGGTCTTTTTGAAATTGCCAGCAAAGGAACGTTGTTTCTGGATGAAATAGCGGAAGCATCAACTTCGATTCAAGTGAAGCTTTTGCGTGTGCTTGAAACCCGCGAGTTTATGCGTGTAGGTGGAGAGCGACCGCTGCGTACTAACACCCGTTTGCTTGCTGCAACGAACGAAGACCTTCAAGAAGCTGTGCAGCAGAAAAAATTTAGAGAAGATTTATTTTATCGATTAAACGTGGTTCATTTAGAAATTCCGCCGCTTAGAGACAGAAAAGAGGATATTCCCCTATTAATTGAACACTTTTTGAAACGATATCCTGGTATGGATGTTTCTTTTTCAGATGGGGCCTTAGAAATGTTGCAAAGCTACGAGTGGCCAGGGAACATCCGAGAGTTATCAAACTACATTACAAGAATTGTTACGTTTGCCGATTCAGGTCATGTGAACATCACTGCTGATCATCTACTGCTTACAAAGCAACGTTCTGTCACTTCAAATAAGCGAGCTACTAACGATCGTACCGAAACGCCGGAGGCGGGGATGGACAAGTATATCGAAAAGTGGCGGGATGAAGCTTTAAGCTTTTATTTGCAAAAAGAAGTGATAAATTTGGAAGAAGTTCTTGCCCAGCTCAAACAGTTGGAGTCACAACTCGGCAAAGCTCTTGTTCTACAAACGTTAGAAACCACCCATGGAAACCGAAAAGAGGCGGCGAAACGGCTACAAATTTCGATGAGAAAGCTTCGCTATCTTTTAAACGAAAAATGA
- a CDS encoding sensor histidine kinase, producing the protein MKSIKVDMSLDDILINMIDKLKLLVHFDRLSFLMLTNETLRLSHVYPEDHYSLEIGSTIPKAQSLYWSALDKRQTVLQSLTDTNHAFYEKPYLAVLELKSILVIPIYSKNKRIGVLSIGRKQEIDWSSDDLAFLEQLTDHLAVSIENVELYGQVLRSKQEWEDTFKAVDDMIVVFGQEGNVVQFNDAVHEFLQNHELTHISALVAHCEPLVKETFYSEKAGHKEIHLRNQTICELSTYPLLNNEQVMYGVIAYIKDVTEKRKMEVQLIHSGKLAAIGEMAAGVAHELNSPLTAILGNSQLILRNMNNHDSLFPLLTDIKNCGDRCKRIINSLLTFSRQDDFVFESCSINDAVNETLNLLKYQLEKEKVIIKTELQKDIPFIEGNQAQIEQIIINLLLNAKAALEETLREKKEILIKTSFQFHEVHLSVTDNGIGIEEERLSEIFHPFHTTKSSKEGTGLGLSVSIGIAKSHGGTIEVHSKWNKGSTFILKLPTASNKVGGTI; encoded by the coding sequence ATGAAAAGCATTAAGGTCGATATGTCACTAGATGATATTTTAATTAATATGATTGATAAACTAAAATTGCTTGTTCACTTTGATCGACTGAGCTTTTTGATGTTAACAAATGAAACGTTAAGATTAAGTCATGTTTATCCTGAAGATCACTATTCGTTAGAAATTGGCTCAACCATTCCAAAGGCCCAGTCCCTCTATTGGTCAGCATTAGACAAAAGGCAAACGGTTCTCCAAAGTTTAACGGATACGAATCACGCTTTTTACGAGAAACCATATTTAGCTGTACTTGAGCTTAAATCCATTTTAGTCATACCCATTTACAGTAAAAACAAACGGATTGGCGTATTGAGTATCGGTCGGAAACAAGAAATAGACTGGAGCTCTGACGACCTAGCGTTTTTAGAGCAATTAACAGATCATTTAGCCGTTAGTATCGAAAATGTCGAATTATATGGTCAAGTTTTACGATCGAAACAAGAGTGGGAAGATACGTTTAAAGCAGTAGATGATATGATCGTTGTTTTCGGTCAAGAAGGAAACGTGGTTCAATTTAATGATGCGGTTCATGAGTTTCTTCAGAACCACGAATTAACCCATATTTCTGCTTTGGTTGCCCACTGTGAGCCACTTGTTAAGGAAACGTTCTACTCCGAAAAAGCAGGCCATAAGGAAATCCATCTCCGCAATCAAACCATTTGTGAGCTTTCTACGTACCCCCTTCTCAATAACGAACAGGTGATGTATGGGGTGATTGCTTATATCAAAGATGTGACGGAAAAGCGAAAAATGGAAGTACAGCTCATCCATTCTGGCAAGCTAGCGGCTATCGGTGAAATGGCAGCAGGAGTGGCACATGAATTGAACAGCCCGTTAACGGCCATTTTAGGGAATTCACAGCTTATCCTTAGAAATATGAACAATCATGATTCGTTGTTTCCACTTTTAACCGACATAAAAAATTGTGGCGATCGTTGCAAACGAATTATTAATAGCTTGCTTACTTTTTCGAGGCAGGACGATTTTGTGTTTGAGTCTTGTTCCATCAACGATGCTGTGAATGAAACATTAAACCTGTTAAAGTATCAGTTGGAAAAAGAAAAAGTAATAATCAAAACAGAATTACAAAAAGACATCCCTTTCATTGAAGGGAACCAAGCGCAGATTGAACAAATCATTATCAACTTATTATTAAATGCTAAGGCTGCATTAGAAGAAACATTGAGGGAAAAGAAGGAAATACTCATCAAGACGTCGTTTCAATTCCATGAAGTCCATTTATCGGTTACTGACAACGGAATCGGAATTGAAGAAGAACGCCTCTCAGAAATTTTTCACCCTTTTCATACAACTAAATCGTCAAAAGAAGGAACGGGGCTAGGGCTGTCTGTAAGTATTGGTATTGCCAAATCGCATGGGGGAACGATTGAAGTTCACAGCAAATGGAATAAAGGAAGTACGTTTATATTAAAGTTGCCAACAGCTAGCAATAAGGTTGGAGGAACGATATGA
- a CDS encoding iron-containing alcohol dehydrogenase, giving the protein MNISKFVTPEIIFGSDAIRQAGDACVRLGARKVLIVSDNGVANAGWLEKVMDLCKESHLPFATFIDVTIDPKDREVEQGCRVFVQHECDAIIGIGGGSVLDVAKAIAILATNGGAISDYEGIDKIKKPLPPMIMIMTTAGSGSEVSQFSIIVDSTRKKKMTIISKTLVPDIAIIDPFTLVTKDSSLTATTGMDVLTHAVEAYVSVAATPLTDVQAKNALTLCAQYLRPSVASKTNKEAKEAMAMASLQAGLAFSNAILGAAHAISHAIGGKFPLPHGEINAILLPYVMDFNFIAAPKRFSDIATCLGIDTRGLTDREAGNAAIQSVKELSSDIGIPTKFKQVGLTEMIDHISQVALEDACMITNPRDMDIEQVKQVLNHVL; this is encoded by the coding sequence ATGAATATCAGTAAATTTGTAACACCAGAGATTATTTTTGGGAGTGACGCGATTAGGCAAGCGGGGGACGCTTGCGTGCGGCTTGGGGCGAGAAAAGTATTGATTGTTAGTGATAATGGTGTAGCTAATGCCGGCTGGCTAGAAAAAGTAATGGATCTTTGCAAAGAGTCTCATTTGCCCTTTGCCACGTTTATCGACGTGACGATAGACCCGAAAGATCGCGAAGTTGAGCAAGGGTGCCGAGTGTTTGTTCAACATGAGTGTGACGCGATTATTGGGATTGGTGGAGGAAGTGTGTTAGATGTAGCGAAAGCGATTGCCATACTCGCAACGAACGGAGGGGCGATTAGTGATTATGAAGGGATTGATAAAATTAAAAAACCCCTTCCCCCGATGATTATGATTATGACAACGGCAGGATCTGGCTCTGAGGTGTCGCAGTTTTCCATCATTGTGGATTCGACTCGAAAAAAGAAAATGACGATCATATCGAAAACATTGGTGCCTGATATCGCCATTATTGACCCTTTTACACTCGTCACGAAAGACAGCAGCCTCACTGCTACAACGGGGATGGATGTATTGACGCATGCGGTTGAAGCCTATGTCAGTGTGGCGGCTACTCCGCTTACAGATGTCCAAGCGAAAAATGCCCTCACCTTGTGTGCTCAATATTTGCGCCCCTCTGTTGCCTCGAAAACAAATAAAGAAGCGAAGGAAGCGATGGCAATGGCTAGTTTACAGGCAGGGCTTGCTTTCTCAAATGCAATCCTAGGGGCGGCACATGCGATCTCACATGCAATAGGGGGGAAGTTTCCTTTGCCGCATGGAGAGATCAATGCGATTCTTTTGCCCTATGTGATGGATTTTAATTTTATCGCAGCACCTAAACGATTTTCAGACATAGCGACATGCTTAGGGATCGATACAAGAGGATTGACCGATCGGGAAGCAGGCAATGCTGCGATCCAATCCGTTAAAGAACTATCCTCTGATATTGGGATTCCAACCAAGTTTAAACAAGTCGGGTTAACAGAAATGATTGATCATATAAGCCAAGTGGCGTTAGAAGATGCGTGTATGATTACGAATCCCCGTGACATGGATATTGAGCAAGTGAAACAAGTATTAAATCATGTTTTATAG